One Kribbella sp. NBC_00662 genomic region harbors:
- a CDS encoding zinc-binding dehydrogenase, which produces MRESIVFPGPGRVELLTEPVPAAGPGDVVLRTRLTLMSTGTEAMVYAHRFGANTHWSDWVRYPFRPGYACVGVVEHAAGDLSVGDRVAARAQHASRVVVPADSCTPIPDGLDDEQAVWFALAKIAFVGIREGGVRPGERVLIAGAGPIGQMATRWAAAAAASEIVVVDTVADRLGLALAGGATATVAGTLDEARDELARQFGVRRPDVVIDSTGNPAVLPAALRAAADRGRVVLLGDAGAPTEQRLTSDVITRGVSIHGAHDSYTVGDPRWDHDREIARLVFRLAGEGRFPLDSLVSHRFGPTDSSEAYELAATARGRTMGIVFDWPQ; this is translated from the coding sequence ATGCGTGAGTCGATCGTTTTCCCCGGGCCCGGCCGCGTCGAACTGCTCACCGAGCCGGTTCCTGCGGCCGGACCCGGGGACGTCGTACTGCGAACCCGCCTCACTCTGATGAGCACCGGGACCGAAGCCATGGTGTACGCGCACAGGTTCGGCGCGAATACCCACTGGTCGGACTGGGTGCGGTACCCGTTCCGGCCGGGCTATGCGTGTGTGGGAGTGGTCGAGCATGCTGCCGGCGACCTGTCCGTCGGTGACCGGGTCGCCGCACGCGCACAGCATGCATCCCGGGTGGTGGTTCCGGCCGACAGTTGTACACCGATCCCGGACGGGCTGGATGACGAGCAGGCGGTGTGGTTCGCGTTGGCGAAGATCGCGTTCGTCGGCATCCGCGAGGGAGGCGTCCGCCCCGGTGAGCGGGTCTTGATCGCCGGAGCCGGACCGATCGGGCAGATGGCGACGCGCTGGGCTGCCGCCGCGGCTGCCTCGGAGATCGTCGTGGTGGACACCGTGGCCGATCGGCTCGGCCTTGCCCTGGCCGGCGGCGCTACCGCGACGGTCGCCGGCACCCTCGACGAGGCCCGGGACGAGCTCGCGCGGCAGTTCGGAGTACGACGGCCCGACGTCGTCATCGACTCGACCGGGAATCCGGCGGTACTGCCCGCCGCACTCCGCGCCGCGGCCGACCGTGGCCGCGTCGTGCTGCTCGGCGATGCAGGCGCGCCCACGGAGCAGCGACTCACCTCGGACGTGATCACCCGCGGGGTGTCGATCCACGGCGCGCACGACTCGTACACCGTCGGCGATCCGCGATGGGACCACGATCGCGAGATCGCGCGGCTCGTCTTCCGCCTCGCCGGCGAGGGCCGGTTCCCACTCGACAGCTTGGTGAGTCACCGGTTCGGCCCGACCGACAGCAGTGAGGCCTACGAACTTGCGGCCACCGCCCGTGGCCGGACGATGGGCATCGTGTTCGACTGGCCACAGTGA
- a CDS encoding ABC transporter substrate-binding protein: MTMRRTFLTAAVVALSAALTACGTANKPASGGSSGSNELTVWFPGNSQVEIDLVTKTLIPKFEQQTGSKVTVTYIDWPNISPKLTTAFASGTTPDVWGHGTAAASGFVANDRVLALDDRINAMPASDREDLKALLDMGVVDGKHYISPLSASGTLLVYRKDILQAAGVDPATLTSWESVYDAARKLKTGSRSGLQILTTPIADEQSFIALLTSDGGTMLSSDGKSATFNSPAGVDALSYMVKLYQGDGAVATGVGDDYLSRPPAQQPLALGTAAIAQLGPNQLLQLVAAKPDLAGKLGVLSPPSMGGHPGRAYGGVGTGLFISKDSKNQDLAWKFLQFMASPDVSNQYAQAIGSIPIRKSAASSDYVTKNPLLTTFLTAQPSYVANPNVPAWVQVRDVLSRYLQQALAGKTPPKEALDKAATEVKPLLEKS; encoded by the coding sequence ATGACGATGCGCCGTACCTTCCTGACCGCAGCGGTGGTTGCGCTGAGCGCGGCCCTCACCGCCTGCGGCACCGCCAACAAGCCCGCATCCGGAGGGAGTTCCGGATCGAACGAGCTCACCGTGTGGTTCCCGGGCAACAGCCAGGTCGAGATCGACCTGGTGACGAAGACACTGATCCCGAAGTTCGAGCAACAGACCGGTTCGAAGGTCACAGTGACCTACATCGACTGGCCGAACATCTCCCCGAAGCTCACCACCGCCTTCGCGTCCGGGACGACACCCGACGTCTGGGGACACGGGACGGCGGCAGCCTCGGGGTTCGTCGCGAACGACCGGGTGCTCGCCCTCGACGACCGGATCAACGCGATGCCTGCCTCCGACCGGGAAGACCTGAAGGCCTTGCTGGACATGGGGGTTGTCGATGGCAAGCACTACATCTCGCCGCTGTCGGCCTCCGGCACTCTGCTCGTCTACCGCAAGGACATCCTGCAGGCGGCGGGCGTCGACCCGGCCACGTTGACCTCGTGGGAATCGGTGTACGACGCGGCCCGCAAGCTCAAGACCGGAAGCCGTTCCGGGCTGCAGATCCTGACGACTCCGATCGCCGATGAGCAGTCGTTCATCGCGCTGCTCACGTCCGACGGCGGCACCATGCTCAGCTCCGACGGCAAGAGCGCGACCTTCAACTCGCCGGCCGGCGTCGACGCGCTGAGCTACATGGTCAAGCTCTATCAGGGTGACGGAGCGGTCGCCACAGGCGTCGGCGACGACTACCTGAGCCGCCCGCCGGCCCAGCAGCCACTGGCCCTCGGCACTGCGGCGATCGCCCAGCTCGGACCGAACCAGTTGCTCCAACTCGTCGCAGCCAAGCCCGACCTCGCCGGCAAGCTCGGCGTACTGTCCCCGCCGTCGATGGGTGGCCATCCTGGCCGCGCCTATGGCGGTGTCGGAACCGGCCTGTTCATCAGCAAGGACAGCAAGAACCAGGACCTGGCGTGGAAGTTCCTCCAGTTCATGGCATCCCCGGACGTCAGCAACCAGTACGCACAGGCGATCGGCAGCATTCCGATCCGCAAATCGGCGGCCTCGAGCGACTACGTGACGAAGAACCCGCTGCTGACCACCTTCCTCACCGCGCAGCCGTCGTACGTCGCCAACCCGAACGTGCCGGCCTGGGTCCAGGTCCGCGACGTGCTCAGCCGGTACCTGCAGCAGGCGCTGGCCGGGAAGACACCGCCGAAGGAAGCCCTCGACAAGGCGGCGACGGAGGTCAAGCCGCTGCTCGAGAAGTCGTAG
- a CDS encoding carbohydrate ABC transporter permease, protein MTQTAQTTNITQPKRVPELVTGTRRPRRRRSPVRRIRVVGVLFVLPAATYVAIFHLFPLAYGLYLSFTTYDPQSRSGPQPVGIGNYTKILTDPVFLSSLLVTAKYVLYVLPGAVILALVLALMVNRGRRGVGFFRTALYVPHVVSLTAVSMVWLWLYSEQGWFNQILRAVGIGERQFLLESGTALAAVAVMRIWKALGGNMVLLLAGLQSVPRELYEAAAVDGAGGWAKFRYVTLPGLRGMLTYVVVTDIVYLAQSFGEIYILTRGGPVDSTTTVNYLIYKQAFQFNDMGTASAMGFVLFALISAVSFVSLRQMTGRGGRR, encoded by the coding sequence ATGACGCAGACGGCCCAGACGACGAACATCACCCAGCCGAAGCGGGTACCGGAACTGGTGACCGGTACCCGCCGCCCGCGGCGGCGGCGTTCACCGGTACGGCGGATCCGTGTGGTCGGCGTACTGTTCGTCCTGCCCGCCGCCACGTACGTCGCGATCTTTCACCTGTTCCCGCTCGCGTACGGCCTGTACCTGAGCTTCACGACGTACGACCCGCAGTCGCGGTCGGGACCGCAGCCGGTCGGAATCGGCAACTACACCAAGATCCTCACCGATCCGGTGTTCCTGAGTTCCTTGCTGGTGACGGCAAAGTACGTGTTGTACGTGCTGCCTGGTGCGGTGATCCTCGCGTTGGTCCTGGCGCTCATGGTCAATCGCGGCCGCCGCGGCGTCGGCTTCTTCCGTACGGCGCTCTATGTGCCGCATGTGGTATCGCTGACGGCCGTCAGCATGGTGTGGCTGTGGCTGTACTCCGAGCAAGGCTGGTTCAACCAGATCCTGCGCGCCGTGGGGATCGGCGAGCGGCAGTTCCTTCTGGAGAGCGGGACCGCGCTGGCCGCAGTTGCCGTGATGCGGATCTGGAAAGCCCTCGGCGGGAACATGGTTCTGCTGCTGGCCGGACTGCAGTCAGTTCCGCGCGAGCTCTACGAGGCCGCTGCGGTCGATGGCGCCGGCGGCTGGGCGAAGTTCCGCTATGTCACGCTGCCCGGGCTGCGCGGAATGCTGACGTACGTCGTCGTCACCGACATCGTCTACCTCGCCCAGTCGTTCGGTGAGATCTACATCCTCACCCGAGGTGGTCCGGTCGACTCGACCACCACAGTGAACTATTTGATCTACAAACAGGCGTTCCAGTTCAACGACATGGGCACCGCGAGCGCGATGGGCTTCGTGCTGTTCGCGCTGATCTCAGCGGTGTCGTTCGTGTCGCTGCGTCAGATGACCGGCCGGGGAGGCCGCCGATGA
- a CDS encoding carbohydrate ABC transporter permease: MRPKPVRAVGTNIVLIAVTIAVLVPFLWMLSLAFTPADRAFAASDLIPSSPTMTNFATALTSGGLGRAMLNSTAVAVIVVITNCLFASMAGYAFAKLRFRGDTIVFGVLISTAMIPVSVTLIPLFLITKGIPFAGGNDILGAGGTGLLNSIGGLALPYLVVPLNIFLSRQYFLEFPDELAEAARTDGAGELRIFFQIYLPLAKPLLATLGVFAFTGIWDDFLWPLVITNTDAMNTVQLALAKFLTSGNVQYGPVMAGAVLVTVPVLLVFAFNQRAFISGLADGGIKG; the protein is encoded by the coding sequence ATGAGGCCGAAACCGGTGCGCGCCGTCGGTACGAACATCGTTTTGATCGCGGTCACGATCGCGGTCCTGGTGCCGTTCCTGTGGATGCTGTCGCTGGCCTTCACACCGGCCGACCGGGCCTTCGCGGCGAGTGATCTGATTCCGTCGTCACCCACCATGACGAACTTCGCCACCGCCCTGACCAGCGGTGGCCTCGGCCGGGCGATGCTGAACAGCACGGCGGTCGCCGTCATCGTCGTCATCACGAACTGCCTGTTCGCGAGCATGGCCGGGTACGCGTTCGCCAAGCTGCGCTTCCGCGGTGACACGATCGTGTTCGGCGTGCTGATCTCGACGGCGATGATCCCGGTATCGGTCACGCTGATCCCGCTGTTCCTGATCACCAAGGGGATTCCGTTTGCCGGGGGCAACGATATTCTCGGCGCCGGCGGCACCGGTCTGCTGAACAGCATCGGAGGGCTCGCGCTGCCCTACCTCGTCGTCCCGCTGAACATCTTCCTGTCGCGGCAGTACTTCCTGGAGTTCCCGGACGAGCTCGCCGAGGCTGCCCGCACCGACGGTGCGGGGGAGTTGCGGATCTTCTTCCAGATCTACCTGCCGCTCGCCAAGCCGTTGCTGGCCACGCTCGGGGTCTTCGCGTTCACCGGGATCTGGGACGACTTTCTCTGGCCGTTGGTGATCACCAACACCGACGCGATGAACACGGTCCAGCTGGCGCTGGCGAAGTTCCTCACCAGCGGAAACGTCCAGTACGGCCCGGTCATGGCCGGCGCCGTCCTGGTCACTGTCCCGGTCCTCCTCGTCTTCGCCTTCAACCAACGAGCCTTCATCAGCGGCCTCGCTGACGGCGGCATCAAGGGCTGA
- a CDS encoding GPGG-motif small membrane protein, producing the protein MGLVLWIIAAILVIAGIVSIVRGQLIWGIALIVIGLLVGPGGVSIFT; encoded by the coding sequence ATGGGCCTCGTTCTGTGGATCATTGCGGCAATACTCGTGATCGCAGGCATCGTCTCGATCGTTCGCGGTCAGCTGATCTGGGGCATCGCCTTGATCGTCATCGGCCTGCTGGTCGGTCCCGGCGGTGTCAGCATCTTCACCTGA
- a CDS encoding SRPBCC domain-containing protein codes for MDFGGRHEPVHGCPEYGYPRDEVWTVLTAPAYVAQWTTTGQGGRPEGFAAVRGTKFRFVGKPTIGWAGVVYCEVIAVEKPRSMYYTWRGDEDSDDVTDVNYLLEETAAGTRVTWTHTGFTGIGGLAMSKLLARVRRTMMTDGIPSVLAAYHASRIA; via the coding sequence ATAGATTTTGGGGGGAGACATGAGCCAGTACACGGTTGTCCAGAATACGGCTACCCGAGAGACGAGGTCTGGACCGTGCTGACTGCTCCGGCGTACGTCGCGCAGTGGACGACGACGGGCCAGGGCGGTCGTCCTGAAGGGTTTGCCGCAGTGCGAGGAACCAAGTTCCGCTTCGTCGGTAAGCCGACCATCGGCTGGGCCGGCGTTGTCTACTGCGAGGTCATCGCCGTCGAGAAGCCGCGCTCGATGTATTACACCTGGCGCGGGGACGAAGACAGCGATGACGTCACCGATGTGAACTACCTGCTCGAGGAGACCGCCGCCGGCACACGTGTCACCTGGACCCACACCGGCTTCACCGGCATCGGCGGATTGGCGATGTCGAAACTGCTGGCAAGGGTGCGTCGCACGATGATGACCGACGGAATCCCGTCCGTGCTGGCCGCGTACCACGCAAGCCGGATCGCCTGA
- a CDS encoding endonuclease/exonuclease/phosphatase family protein, whose translation MDGKIRVATLNLWCRHGDWAKRRSVLRECFRALQADLVMLQETVVDGNGDQVREVFGDDCHVIHQGRRTADGVGCSLVSRWQPTRVDELDLLVTERVEARDFPGRSTAAEFATELGPVLFVNHKPNWQVGYERERELQALEVARWIERLVGEREDLHVVLGGDFDARPESASVRFLTGRQSLGDVSVNYQDVWEFARPGESGHTFTLENPLIVVEADWARIPPRRIDYLMVRCDDRGPTLRIHSANRFADQPIEGVFATDHFGVTADLGPVD comes from the coding sequence GTGGACGGGAAGATACGTGTCGCAACGCTGAATCTCTGGTGTCGCCACGGCGACTGGGCGAAGCGACGCAGTGTGCTGCGGGAGTGCTTTCGAGCCTTGCAGGCGGATCTCGTGATGCTGCAGGAGACGGTTGTCGATGGCAACGGTGACCAGGTCCGAGAAGTATTCGGCGATGATTGTCACGTGATTCATCAGGGCCGCCGTACCGCGGACGGAGTCGGATGCTCGCTTGTCAGTCGGTGGCAGCCGACGCGGGTCGACGAACTCGACCTGCTGGTCACTGAGCGGGTCGAGGCTCGAGACTTCCCTGGCCGCTCGACCGCCGCGGAGTTCGCCACTGAGCTTGGGCCGGTGTTGTTCGTCAACCACAAGCCGAATTGGCAGGTTGGCTACGAACGGGAGCGCGAACTACAGGCGCTCGAGGTTGCGCGTTGGATCGAGCGGCTCGTCGGCGAGCGTGAGGATCTGCATGTCGTACTCGGCGGTGACTTCGACGCGAGGCCCGAGAGCGCGAGCGTCCGGTTTCTCACCGGACGGCAGTCGCTGGGGGACGTGAGCGTGAACTATCAGGATGTCTGGGAATTCGCCCGCCCGGGGGAGAGCGGGCACACGTTCACCCTCGAGAACCCGCTCATCGTCGTAGAGGCGGACTGGGCTCGCATTCCGCCACGGCGTATCGACTACCTCATGGTCCGCTGTGACGACCGAGGACCGACCCTGCGGATCCACTCAGCAAACCGCTTCGCCGATCAGCCGATCGAGGGAGTCTTCGCCACGGACCATTTCGGCGTCACAGCCGACCTCGGACCGGTCGACTGA
- a CDS encoding alpha/beta fold hydrolase yields the protein MSTTKPVVAALTAPILTVAAANGVAYAYRRFGAGGEQPPLVFLQHFRGNLDNWDPLLVDSIAAHREVILLDNTGVGQSTGTVPVTVTQMARDAIAFLDAIELDRVDLLGYSLGGMVAQEIALLRPRAVRRIVLAGTGPRGGHQMHGWTFDIERVANAANNGPEDLLHIFFEITETSRALGREYMQRAFSRTEARDKPNGPEVARAQYDAIVEWGIPDPSRLNRLAGITQPTLVANGNNDMMIPTINSQLLADRLPDARLRIYPDAAHGFLFQYPRQFAELVTEFLSGE from the coding sequence ATGTCAACCACCAAACCGGTCGTCGCAGCCCTGACGGCTCCTATCCTCACCGTTGCAGCAGCAAACGGTGTCGCGTACGCGTACCGGCGCTTCGGCGCCGGTGGTGAGCAGCCACCGTTGGTCTTCCTCCAGCACTTCCGCGGCAACCTCGACAACTGGGATCCACTGCTCGTCGACTCGATCGCCGCTCACCGCGAGGTGATCCTGCTCGACAACACCGGGGTCGGCCAGTCCACCGGAACGGTTCCGGTGACTGTGACGCAGATGGCCCGGGACGCGATCGCGTTCCTCGACGCGATCGAACTCGATCGAGTCGATCTGCTCGGCTACTCCCTCGGCGGGATGGTCGCCCAGGAGATCGCGTTGCTCCGGCCCCGCGCCGTACGCCGGATCGTCCTGGCCGGCACCGGGCCACGCGGCGGGCACCAGATGCACGGCTGGACCTTCGACATCGAACGCGTCGCGAACGCCGCGAACAACGGCCCCGAAGACCTGTTGCACATCTTCTTCGAGATCACCGAGACCAGCCGTGCGCTAGGCCGTGAGTACATGCAGCGCGCTTTCAGCCGCACCGAAGCCCGTGACAAGCCGAACGGACCCGAGGTAGCTCGCGCCCAGTACGACGCCATCGTCGAGTGGGGTATCCCGGACCCGTCCCGACTCAACCGCCTGGCCGGCATCACCCAGCCAACGCTCGTGGCTAACGGCAACAACGACATGATGATCCCGACGATCAACTCGCAACTCCTCGCCGACCGTCTGCCTGACGCGCGGCTCCGGATCTATCCCGACGCCGCCCACGGATTCCTCTTCCAGTACCCCCGCCAGTTCGCCGAGCTGGTGACAGAGTTCCTGTCCGGCGAATAG
- a CDS encoding alpha/beta hydrolase, with product MSGVLATIPGPKVLVGHSYGGALVSELAGTSGVKSLVYVAAFIPQAGETLGGVDLALKPDKAGPILGADVPAREGAVFLAAQRPVAAAAFSEPVAETDPAAPPKYAVIPTGDKAIAPAAERFMATRAGATKVEVPGASHLVAVSQPAVVTQVIERAAATRGSSPSRRWSFPMPWCHGMMAMRWSASVGPLSACSVTSPMPRT from the coding sequence CTGAGCGGCGTCCTCGCGACGATCCCCGGGCCGAAGGTGCTCGTCGGTCACTCGTACGGCGGTGCGCTGGTCAGCGAGCTGGCCGGGACGAGTGGGGTGAAGTCGCTGGTGTACGTCGCCGCGTTCATTCCGCAGGCCGGCGAGACGCTGGGTGGCGTGGACCTCGCACTGAAGCCGGACAAGGCCGGCCCGATCCTGGGTGCTGACGTCCCGGCCCGAGAGGGAGCCGTGTTCCTCGCTGCGCAGCGGCCAGTTGCCGCAGCGGCGTTCAGTGAGCCGGTGGCGGAGACCGATCCGGCGGCGCCGCCGAAATACGCGGTCATTCCGACCGGTGACAAGGCGATCGCCCCGGCCGCCGAGCGCTTCATGGCGACCCGGGCCGGCGCGACCAAGGTCGAGGTCCCGGGTGCCTCCCACCTCGTCGCGGTCTCCCAGCCGGCAGTCGTGACCCAGGTGATCGAGCGAGCGGCCGCAACCCGCGGGAGCTCACCTTCGAGGCGATGGAGTTTCCCGATGCCGTGGTGTCACGGGATGATGGCGATGAGGTGGAGTGCCTCTGTGGGGCCTTTGAGTGCTTGTTCGGTGACCTCGCCGATGCCGCGGACGTAG
- a CDS encoding ABC transporter permease yields the protein MTTWHVVAERESRDLWIGGRGPVLVFGFSVLLSAMTYLAATNRAMNFLERREAVNLTVQVALAVGVLLTVAVNADAISGERERGTLESLLLTPASRRAIVVGKLTAASTMWFACVIVTVPYLWVLGGAGSATVLAFTVGTVVAIGLGGIGLLFSAWSNSNKASLAGGLLLLLVLFAPTQLPALPRTGFGQALTRINPIGSALHYMSPIIVNRRSWTHDLSYLVAPTVIAVVVLGALIAFAPRLVRLTAGSR from the coding sequence ATGACGACCTGGCACGTGGTCGCCGAACGCGAGAGCCGGGACCTCTGGATCGGGGGACGCGGCCCGGTCCTGGTGTTCGGGTTCAGCGTGCTGCTCAGCGCGATGACCTATCTGGCCGCGACCAACCGGGCGATGAACTTCCTCGAACGACGCGAAGCAGTGAACCTCACGGTCCAGGTCGCCCTGGCTGTCGGGGTCCTGCTCACCGTCGCGGTCAACGCCGACGCGATCAGCGGCGAACGGGAACGCGGCACCCTGGAAAGCCTCCTCCTCACCCCCGCCTCCCGACGGGCCATCGTGGTCGGCAAACTGACGGCCGCGTCGACCATGTGGTTCGCCTGCGTGATCGTCACAGTCCCCTACCTGTGGGTCCTCGGCGGCGCCGGTTCGGCCACCGTTCTGGCCTTCACCGTCGGGACCGTGGTCGCCATCGGGCTCGGTGGCATCGGACTGCTCTTCAGCGCCTGGTCCAACTCGAACAAGGCCAGCCTCGCCGGCGGCCTCCTCCTGCTCCTCGTCCTGTTCGCCCCGACCCAGCTCCCTGCGTTGCCGAGGACCGGATTCGGCCAGGCACTGACCCGGATCAACCCGATCGGATCGGCTCTGCACTACATGTCACCGATCATCGTCAACCGCCGCAGCTGGACCCACGACCTCAGCTACCTCGTCGCGCCGACAGTGATCGCCGTTGTCGTGCTCGGCGCTCTGATCGCCTTCGCCCCACGACTCGTCCGACTGACAGCAGGCTCGCGATGA
- a CDS encoding ABC transporter ATP-binding protein — MAAIEAIDLTKRYGARIAVDALAFTAEPGEVVGLLGPNGAGKTTTIRLLTTILEPSSGIFTVAGKAGDRPDRIRQRIGVLPESAGYPARQTGFEYLQYAARLFGRSRTEARTVAERLLGEVGLADRGHSRISTYSRGMRQRLGIARALVNDPVVVFLDEPTLGLDPAGQREILATISDIAGRRGATVVLSTHTLSEVEEVCSAVIILDHGQLRASGPIDEVVAGTGSLSTTFLALTKGHGSQA, encoded by the coding sequence ATGGCTGCCATCGAGGCGATCGACTTGACCAAGCGGTACGGCGCGCGCATCGCCGTCGATGCGCTTGCCTTCACCGCCGAGCCGGGCGAGGTGGTCGGTCTGCTCGGGCCGAACGGCGCCGGGAAGACGACCACGATCCGCCTGCTGACGACGATCCTCGAGCCGAGCTCGGGCATCTTCACGGTCGCCGGCAAGGCGGGCGACCGGCCGGATCGGATCCGGCAGCGCATCGGCGTACTGCCGGAGAGTGCCGGGTATCCCGCTCGCCAAACGGGCTTCGAGTACCTGCAGTACGCCGCGCGACTCTTCGGCCGGAGCCGTACCGAGGCACGCACTGTGGCTGAGCGGTTGCTGGGCGAGGTCGGTCTCGCGGATCGCGGCCACAGCCGGATCTCGACGTACAGCCGTGGGATGCGCCAACGGCTCGGGATCGCGAGGGCCTTGGTCAACGATCCGGTGGTCGTGTTCCTCGACGAACCGACGCTCGGCCTCGATCCGGCCGGCCAACGAGAGATCCTGGCGACGATCAGCGACATCGCGGGCCGCCGCGGTGCGACTGTGGTGCTGTCGACCCACACGTTGTCCGAGGTCGAGGAAGTCTGCAGCGCCGTGATCATCCTCGACCACGGACAGCTCCGCGCCAGCGGCCCGATCGACGAGGTCGTCGCCGGAACGGGCAGCCTGAGTACGACGTTCCTCGCTCTGACCAAGGGCCACGGGAGCCAGGCATGA
- a CDS encoding response regulator transcription factor — MRALVVEDEPRLAAGLRSGLEAEGYAVDIARTGTDGLWLAREHAYGVVLLDLMLPEVDGLTICRTLRAEQVWTPILMLTARNADTDQVRALDNGADDYLTKPFSYAVLIARLRALVRRGAAERPCVLEAGELRLDPAARKAWLGAEVLALTARELSLLEFLIRRRGQVVSKRTILDQLWDDDFDGDPNIVEVYIRRLRKKLGDGRITTLRGSGYRLEELPCARG, encoded by the coding sequence ATGCGGGCACTCGTAGTCGAGGACGAACCGCGGCTGGCGGCCGGGTTGCGCAGCGGCCTGGAGGCCGAGGGGTACGCGGTCGATATCGCGCGGACCGGGACCGACGGGCTGTGGCTCGCCCGCGAGCACGCGTACGGCGTCGTACTGCTGGACCTGATGCTGCCCGAGGTCGACGGACTGACGATCTGCCGGACACTCCGCGCCGAGCAGGTCTGGACACCGATCTTGATGCTCACGGCAAGGAACGCGGACACCGACCAGGTCCGTGCCCTCGACAACGGGGCCGACGACTACCTCACCAAACCGTTCTCGTACGCCGTCCTCATCGCCCGGCTGCGGGCCCTGGTACGGCGCGGTGCCGCTGAGCGACCGTGTGTCCTCGAGGCGGGGGAGCTGCGGCTGGATCCCGCGGCGAGGAAGGCGTGGCTCGGTGCCGAGGTGCTGGCGCTGACCGCGCGCGAGCTGTCGTTGCTGGAGTTCCTGATCCGCCGACGCGGGCAGGTGGTGTCGAAGCGCACGATCCTCGACCAGCTGTGGGACGACGACTTCGACGGCGACCCGAACATCGTCGAGGTCTACATCCGCCGCCTGCGCAAGAAGCTCGGTGATGGTCGCATCACCACCCTGCGAGGATCGGGCTATCGTCTGGAGGAGCTGCCGTGCGCGCGCGGGTGA
- a CDS encoding sensor histidine kinase encodes MRARVTVAAVLVVGLALVGGALILVVLLGSVLTHQVCQDARDRAGQLAVTEADVTKLPSSTGELVQVTDRSGRLVGGGALLASPGSQCVSVEPPGHGEDFVFAAAKASSGDQVVVGRPLVDVLDSTRFVRRVLVVGVPLMMVIVGAATWVVTGRMLAPVTAIRREVDEITATELHRRVPATRRDEIGRLAGTMNRMLDRLQRSQEVQQRFVSDAAHELRSPIAAIRQHAEVAVAHPERTTTGELAATVLAEDVRMQQLVEDLLLLASSDEQRIEPPHTPVDLDDLLLAEAKRLRSATNLNVVTVGVSAGQVFGDESALARMIGNITGNAARHARSEISLSLDESGDSVVLTVADDGPGIPPADQARVFDRFVRLDPARSRASGGAGLGLPIATEIARRHQGAITLVGPSTFEIRLPSTSAGPGRP; translated from the coding sequence GTGCGCGCGCGGGTGACGGTGGCCGCGGTTCTTGTGGTCGGTCTGGCCCTCGTCGGTGGTGCGCTGATTCTCGTTGTGCTCCTCGGTTCTGTGCTCACACACCAGGTCTGCCAGGACGCCCGCGACCGCGCGGGCCAACTGGCCGTCACCGAGGCGGACGTGACGAAGTTGCCGTCATCCACCGGCGAGCTCGTCCAGGTGACTGATCGGTCCGGCCGCCTCGTGGGTGGCGGCGCACTGCTGGCGTCGCCGGGTTCGCAGTGTGTCTCCGTCGAGCCGCCCGGGCACGGCGAGGACTTCGTGTTCGCGGCGGCGAAGGCGTCGAGCGGTGACCAGGTAGTGGTCGGCCGGCCGCTGGTGGACGTGCTCGACTCGACCCGGTTCGTTCGTCGCGTGCTGGTGGTCGGCGTACCGCTGATGATGGTGATCGTCGGGGCCGCGACCTGGGTCGTGACCGGTCGCATGCTCGCGCCCGTGACAGCCATCCGGCGCGAGGTGGACGAGATCACCGCGACGGAGCTGCACCGTCGCGTCCCGGCCACTCGGCGGGACGAGATCGGCCGGCTCGCCGGCACCATGAACCGGATGCTCGACCGGCTCCAGCGCTCGCAGGAGGTTCAGCAACGCTTCGTGTCCGACGCGGCGCACGAGCTGCGGTCGCCGATCGCCGCGATCCGGCAGCACGCCGAGGTCGCGGTTGCGCACCCCGAGCGAACGACGACCGGTGAACTGGCGGCAACTGTTCTCGCCGAGGATGTGCGCATGCAGCAGCTTGTCGAGGACCTCCTGCTGCTGGCCAGCTCCGACGAACAACGGATCGAGCCCCCGCACACACCGGTCGATCTCGACGACCTGCTGCTGGCCGAGGCCAAGAGGTTGCGCTCAGCAACGAATCTGAACGTTGTCACGGTTGGCGTCTCGGCCGGCCAGGTCTTCGGCGACGAGTCGGCGCTGGCCCGGATGATCGGCAACATCACCGGCAACGCCGCCCGCCACGCCCGGTCCGAGATCAGCCTGAGCCTCGACGAGTCGGGCGACTCCGTCGTACTCACGGTGGCCGATGATGGACCGGGCATTCCACCGGCCGATCAAGCCAGGGTCTTCGACCGCTTCGTTCGCCTCGACCCGGCCCGCTCCCGCGCATCCGGCGGAGCCGGCCTCGGCCTGCCCATCGCAACCGAGATCGCCCGCCGCCACCAGGGCGCCATCACCCTCGTCGGCCCGTCAACCTTCGAGATCCGCCTACCCAGCACGTCGGCAGGTCCGGGACGACCGTGA